A window of Silurus meridionalis isolate SWU-2019-XX chromosome 4, ASM1480568v1, whole genome shotgun sequence contains these coding sequences:
- the rab13 gene encoding ras-related protein Rab-13, giving the protein MAKKYDFLFKLLLIGDSGVGKTCLIIRFAEDNFNSTYISTIGIDFKVKTIEVEGKKVKLQVWDTAGQERFKTITTAYYRGAMGIILVYDITDEKSFENIQNWMKSIKENASAGVSRMLLGNKCDIEAKRKVSQEMGEKLAKDHGIRFFETSAKSSINVEESFLSLARDILMKSSMKPGSSGREVRLTSPNPEKKTSKCLLL; this is encoded by the exons ATGGCAAAGAAATACGACTTCCTCTTTAAATTGCTGCTGATTGGTGATAGCGGAGTGGGAAAAACATGTCTGATCATCCGGTTTGCAGAGGATAATTTCAATTCCACATACATATCAACTATCG GTATTGACTTTAAAGTGAAGACCATCGAGGTCGAGGGGAAGAAAGTCAAGTTGCAAGTCTG GGACACAGCAGGACAGGAGAGATTTAAGACCATCACTACAGCGTATTACAGAGGAGCTATG gggATCATCCTTGTGTATGATATTACTGACGAGAAATCCTTTGAGAACATTCAAAACTGGATGAAGAGTATCAAGGAG AATGCATCAGCAGGAGTGAGTCGAATGCTGCTGGGCAATAAGTGTGACATCGAAGCCAAGAGAAAGGTGTCTCAGGAGATGGGGGAGAAG CTCGCAAAGGACCATGGGATTCGGTTCTTTGAGACAAGCGCAAAGTCAAGCATCAACGTTGAGGAG tctTTCCTTTCTCTGGCTCGAGATATATTAATGAAATCCAGCATGAAACCG gGCTCATCCGGCCGTGAAGTCAGACTCACCAGCCCCAACCCGGAGAAAAAGACATCCAAGTGTCTTCTGTTGTAA
- the rps27.2 gene encoding 40S ribosomal protein S27.2 — protein MPLAKDLLHPTAEEEKRRHKKKRLVQSPNSYFMDVKCPGCYKITTVFSHAQTVVLCVGCSTVLCQPTGGKARLTEGCSFRRKQH, from the exons ATGCCT TTGGCGAAAGACTTGCTGCACCCGACTGCAGAGGAAGAGAAGAGGCGGCACAAGAAGAAGCGGCTTGTCCAGAGCCCCAACTCTTACTTCATGGACGTGAAATGTCCAG GTTGCTATAAGATCACCACAGTGTTCAGCCACGCTCAGACAGTGGTGTTGTGCGTGGGATGCTCCACAGTGCTGTGTCAACCCACCGGAGGAAAAGCACGTCTCACAGAAG GATGCTCTTTCAGGAGAAAGCAGCATTAG